A region from the Bacteroidota bacterium genome encodes:
- a CDS encoding molybdenum cofactor synthesis protein — MENKNAGLVVSVNISEAKGTVKRPVDLIRLNARGVEGDAHAGSWHRMVSLLGVESYEKFSAEAGRSFSFGDFAENITTGGLLLYQMAPLDRLIFDEAELEVTQIGKKCHGKGCAIFNEVGNCVMPKEGIFARVIREGLVRPGESFRYAPKVFRAMVITLSDRASRGEYDDLSGKEIVELLSGFLTSAGWKSDICREVIPDDADRLAQLLDEAKNQHIDLVFTTGGTGIGPRDISPDVARKFIDKEIPGIMEHIRWKYGQEKPQALSSRSICGTMDQTLVFVLPGSVRAVKEYMGEILRSLKHLIFMLKGIDIH, encoded by the coding sequence ATGGAAAATAAAAATGCTGGTCTTGTTGTTTCGGTGAACATTTCGGAGGCCAAGGGTACGGTAAAACGGCCTGTGGATCTCATCCGGCTGAATGCCAGGGGTGTGGAAGGCGACGCACATGCCGGAAGCTGGCACAGGATGGTCAGCCTGCTGGGGGTGGAGAGCTATGAGAAGTTTAGTGCTGAGGCCGGCCGCAGTTTCAGTTTTGGCGACTTTGCCGAGAACATCACCACCGGCGGCTTGCTGCTTTACCAGATGGCGCCGCTCGACCGCCTGATTTTTGATGAAGCCGAGCTTGAGGTCACCCAGATCGGTAAGAAGTGTCACGGCAAGGGTTGTGCCATTTTCAACGAGGTGGGCAACTGCGTCATGCCCAAAGAAGGCATTTTTGCGCGTGTCATCAGGGAAGGGCTGGTGCGGCCCGGCGAAAGCTTTCGTTACGCGCCCAAAGTATTCAGGGCAATGGTCATCACCTTATCCGACAGGGCCAGCCGCGGTGAGTACGACGACCTGAGCGGAAAGGAGATTGTGGAGCTGCTGTCTGGTTTTCTGACAAGCGCTGGCTGGAAATCCGACATTTGCAGGGAGGTCATACCCGACGATGCTGACCGGCTTGCACAGCTGCTGGATGAAGCTAAAAATCAGCATATTGATCTCGTGTTTACCACCGGCGGCACTGGCATCGGCCCGCGGGACATCAGTCCTGATGTAGCCCGCAAATTCATCGACAAGGAAATTCCCGGCATCATGGAACATATCCGCTGGAAATACGGGCAGGAAAAACCGCAGGCATTGTCGAGCCGGAGCATATGCGGCACCATGGATCAGACCCTTGTGTTTGTGTTGCCAGGAAGTGTCAGGGCAGTCAAGGAGTATATGGGCGAAATTCTCAGGTCGCTCAAACATCTGATATTCATGTTGAAAGGTATTGATATTCATTAA
- a CDS encoding choice-of-anchor J domain-containing protein, with protein MRKISTLLAALLLPFWGWAQQPAQERNNFPAPRNLTAVDAGFKAQLNWQAPDLGGGGGGTVKLDEGFEGDFPPAGWVKLNPDGGTGWTSLNAGTTPIPGWQGGTATPAPEGGSKMAFCTWNTGGTTANDQWIVTPQITVENGDQLRFYVRYAFSSYNDNFDVRISTTSQNDPAAFTTVVAEMNFHLYHHHRMAADELQPDRLRACRQPDLHRLP; from the coding sequence ATGAGAAAAATCTCTACCCTCCTGGCAGCCTTGCTGCTACCTTTTTGGGGTTGGGCACAACAACCAGCCCAAGAACGCAACAACTTCCCGGCACCACGCAATCTTACAGCCGTCGATGCCGGATTTAAAGCCCAGCTAAACTGGCAGGCGCCCGACTTAGGCGGCGGTGGCGGCGGCACCGTGAAGCTTGACGAAGGCTTCGAAGGCGACTTCCCACCCGCAGGTTGGGTTAAACTGAACCCTGATGGCGGCACAGGCTGGACCAGCCTCAATGCCGGCACTACCCCCATCCCGGGATGGCAGGGAGGCACAGCTACTCCGGCTCCGGAAGGCGGCAGCAAGATGGCCTTCTGCACCTGGAACACTGGTGGCACCACAGCCAACGACCAATGGATTGTAACACCACAGATCACTGTTGAAAACGGCGATCAGCTCCGCTTCTATGTGCGCTACGCCTTCAGCAGCTACAACGACAACTTCGACGTGCGCATCAGCACCACCAGCCAGAACGATCCGGCTGCCTTCACAACTGTTGTGGCCGAGATGAACTTCCACCTCTACCACCACCACCGAATGGCAGCTGATGAGCTTCAACCTGACCGACTTCGTGCCTGCCGGCAGCCAGATCTACATCGGCTTCCGTGA
- a CDS encoding carboxypeptidase regulatory-like domain-containing protein, producing the protein MSFNLTDFVPAGSQIYIGFREHVLDNFNDGSAIMLDNVYVGPATRSAQPVAYNLQSQIGRSNGQILPERGVVIGSGYDAAVSVAAGASAELMQTGGAANLLPGGYKANSTRTGRTLLHDNGPFINSPGTGPDGSDESILQNSTLGMNTLGAGIQYASGNRMADDVVVPETWNVESITVYAYQTGSTTTSTMTGGYIQVWDGDPTQGGQIIWGDMTTNRMTATGWTNTYRRSETTPGTTRPIMYLVLETPGLTLEPGTYWIDYSLAGSLASGPWAPPITINGQAVTGNAKQFLGSSQTWQDFLDTGTGTPAQGLPFLIEGTVGGGGGGSYVLSGYNIYRDGALIATNPPSQRSYMDSPLQPGTYTYGVTATYTEPQVGESDPVTATVTIANSVDVNMQNGTVTACNGNFYDSGGPTGQYQNNENFTLTFLPATPGAKMKFNFTEFNTEANYDFLKVFDGPNTSSPQIGPANGFNGVGVPPLLVELIATNAEGAITFVFTSDGSITRDGWKATFSCLQSVDNDLSAFAISGNLTPTVGQASDYTVVVKNLGLVAQNNYTVQLKDSQGNVLGSVAGPTIQPGESANAVVSWTPSAPGPMTIFGHVDLQGDQNPDNNTTAPLNVVVQPSGIVAITIGGQTTLPTYRIPFDFYWKNSLAQTLFYPDELNNTAGAITGINLFNNFATNLPGKEVKIWMGTTTQPDLSDGWVDPSTLTLVFDGTVDFPIGANTIFIPFNQPYIYTGGNLVLYTYRVWEDQYFNSNDKFYVTETPNKPNRTRHVQADATVYDPTNPPAPAATQLKNGHPDITLFFNTSGLGALQGVVSNPQGAPVEGVKVQIVGTSSITYTNAQGQYNFPYVIAGQINVEFSKLGYITQTQPATITADQTTTLNVTLQPMPQVTVSGFVAGNDAPTVGLEGAAVVLEGYQNYNATTGANGQFSIAGVYANQTYTIKVTKDGYQPYQSTVQVGGTNLTLPNIILTEIILSPKNLTATISPTNPNLVQLQWNMIQEVEFRYDDGVSTGQLGFQSGTTNGVIGAKHPQSATLSELSWYLTSEGGPHASIVIRVFGLDAQGMPNSANVLYEATVTNVDNQWNTHTLPQPIVAQGGFFIGVAYNGFVGIATDDGVGEPWVFQDGTHYYNSNYTSGAWSTFESLGADFRKNCLIRAKGAPGAVNSYAITPPIINGEPMSYIPGKKVETGEPAWSNNESKALQYFKVYKNGQLLASNITEMLYSYMEMQLGQHCYHVTAVYGSGESGPSNEACVNILVGVDEQLEAATSLYPNPASEAFSIRSLPMQRVTITNAVGVVVSDAMLSGETMLKVHTESWKAGVYLIQIHTDKGTITKRLVVVR; encoded by the coding sequence ATGAGCTTCAACCTGACCGACTTCGTGCCTGCCGGCAGCCAGATCTACATCGGCTTCCGTGAGCACGTGCTCGATAACTTCAACGACGGTTCGGCCATCATGCTCGATAATGTGTATGTTGGACCCGCTACACGCAGCGCACAGCCTGTGGCATACAACCTGCAATCGCAGATTGGCCGCAGCAACGGACAAATCCTTCCCGAGAGGGGTGTTGTGATTGGTTCGGGCTACGATGCAGCTGTAAGCGTAGCAGCCGGAGCATCGGCCGAGCTGATGCAGACCGGAGGTGCTGCCAACCTGCTGCCTGGCGGATACAAAGCCAACAGCACCCGCACCGGCCGCACCCTGCTCCATGACAACGGACCATTCATCAACAGCCCCGGCACAGGTCCTGATGGTTCGGATGAAAGCATCCTGCAGAACAGCACCCTGGGTATGAACACCCTCGGCGCCGGTATCCAGTATGCTTCGGGCAACCGCATGGCCGACGACGTGGTAGTTCCTGAAACCTGGAACGTGGAAAGCATCACTGTGTATGCATACCAGACCGGTTCGACCACAACCAGCACCATGACAGGCGGTTACATCCAGGTATGGGATGGCGATCCTACCCAGGGTGGCCAGATCATCTGGGGCGACATGACTACCAACAGGATGACAGCTACCGGTTGGACCAACACCTACCGCAGGAGTGAAACCACTCCCGGCACCACCCGTCCGATCATGTATCTTGTACTGGAAACTCCTGGTCTGACGCTTGAGCCCGGCACCTACTGGATTGATTACAGTCTGGCAGGCAGCCTGGCCAGTGGCCCCTGGGCACCTCCGATCACCATCAACGGACAAGCTGTGACAGGCAATGCCAAGCAGTTCCTTGGCAGCAGCCAGACCTGGCAGGACTTCCTCGACACGGGCACCGGCACACCCGCACAGGGATTGCCCTTCCTGATCGAAGGTACTGTTGGTGGCGGTGGCGGCGGCAGTTATGTACTCTCGGGATACAACATTTACCGCGATGGCGCCTTGATCGCCACCAATCCACCATCGCAACGCTCCTACATGGATAGCCCACTGCAACCCGGTACTTACACCTACGGCGTAACCGCCACCTACACTGAACCACAGGTGGGCGAATCGGATCCGGTGACAGCCACCGTAACCATCGCCAACAGTGTGGATGTAAATATGCAGAATGGCACGGTTACCGCCTGCAATGGCAACTTCTATGATTCCGGCGGCCCTACAGGTCAATATCAAAACAACGAAAACTTTACGTTGACTTTCCTGCCGGCAACCCCGGGCGCTAAAATGAAGTTCAATTTCACAGAGTTTAATACTGAGGCCAACTACGACTTCCTCAAAGTGTTTGACGGGCCAAATACCTCCTCGCCCCAGATTGGACCAGCCAATGGATTCAACGGAGTGGGCGTGCCTCCGCTTTTGGTCGAGCTCATTGCCACAAATGCTGAAGGAGCCATCACCTTTGTGTTTACTTCCGATGGTTCGATCACCCGCGACGGATGGAAAGCCACTTTCAGCTGCCTGCAATCGGTGGACAACGACCTTTCGGCTTTTGCCATTTCGGGTAACCTCACGCCAACAGTTGGACAGGCTTCAGATTATACCGTTGTGGTTAAAAACCTTGGCCTTGTAGCTCAAAACAACTACACCGTTCAACTCAAGGACAGCCAGGGCAATGTGCTTGGAAGTGTAGCCGGACCAACAATACAACCCGGCGAGAGCGCAAATGCAGTGGTCAGCTGGACCCCTTCCGCACCCGGACCAATGACAATCTTTGGTCATGTTGACCTGCAGGGCGATCAAAATCCCGACAATAACACAACTGCTCCACTCAACGTAGTCGTACAACCCTCGGGTATTGTCGCCATCACCATTGGCGGCCAGACCACCCTGCCCACCTACCGCATTCCCTTCGACTTCTACTGGAAGAACTCCCTGGCACAGACCCTGTTCTATCCCGATGAACTGAACAATACCGCTGGTGCAATCACTGGCATCAACCTGTTTAACAACTTCGCTACCAATCTGCCAGGAAAGGAAGTAAAGATCTGGATGGGCACCACCACCCAGCCCGACCTCTCCGACGGTTGGGTTGATCCTTCCACCTTGACCCTGGTCTTCGACGGTACGGTTGATTTCCCCATTGGCGCCAACACCATCTTTATTCCTTTCAACCAGCCTTACATCTACACCGGTGGTAACCTGGTGCTCTACACCTATAGGGTATGGGAAGACCAGTATTTCAACAGCAACGACAAGTTCTATGTGACTGAGACCCCCAACAAGCCCAACCGCACACGCCATGTGCAGGCCGATGCCACGGTGTACGATCCCACCAATCCGCCTGCTCCGGCAGCCACACAGCTCAAGAACGGACATCCCGACATCACCCTGTTCTTCAACACCAGCGGCCTTGGCGCACTGCAGGGCGTGGTCAGCAATCCGCAGGGTGCACCTGTCGAAGGTGTGAAAGTGCAGATTGTGGGCACCAGCAGCATCACCTACACCAACGCACAGGGACAGTATAACTTCCCCTATGTGATTGCAGGACAGATCAATGTTGAGTTCAGCAAGCTGGGCTACATCACCCAGACCCAGCCGGCCACCATCACTGCCGACCAGACCACCACACTCAATGTGACCCTGCAGCCCATGCCGCAGGTTACGGTGAGCGGATTTGTGGCTGGCAACGATGCCCCAACCGTAGGTCTTGAAGGCGCAGCCGTGGTGCTCGAAGGGTATCAGAACTACAATGCCACCACCGGTGCCAATGGCCAGTTCAGCATAGCCGGAGTGTATGCCAACCAGACCTACACCATCAAGGTGACCAAGGACGGATATCAACCCTACCAGAGCACCGTTCAGGTAGGCGGCACCAACCTGACCCTGCCCAACATCATCCTTACCGAGATCATCCTCTCGCCCAAGAACCTCACAGCTACCATCAGCCCCACCAACCCCAACCTGGTGCAGCTGCAGTGGAACATGATCCAGGAAGTGGAATTCCGTTATGACGACGGGGTTTCCACCGGACAGCTGGGCTTCCAGAGCGGTACCACCAATGGGGTGATTGGCGCCAAGCATCCGCAATCGGCCACCCTGAGCGAGCTGAGCTGGTACCTGACCAGCGAAGGCGGCCCCCATGCCAGCATCGTGATCCGTGTGTTCGGACTGGACGCACAAGGTATGCCCAACAGCGCTAATGTGCTCTATGAAGCCACGGTGACCAATGTGGACAACCAGTGGAACACGCACACCCTGCCGCAACCCATTGTGGCTCAGGGCGGATTCTTCATCGGAGTGGCCTACAACGGCTTCGTAGGCATAGCCACCGACGATGGTGTGGGCGAACCCTGGGTATTCCAGGATGGTACACACTACTACAACAGCAACTACACCTCCGGCGCATGGAGCACCTTCGAAAGCCTGGGTGCCGACTTCCGCAAGAACTGTCTGATCAGGGCCAAGGGCGCTCCCGGCGCAGTGAACTCCTATGCCATCACCCCGCCCATCATCAATGGCGAGCCCATGAGCTACATCCCCGGCAAGAAGGTGGAAACCGGCGAGCCTGCATGGAGCAACAACGAAAGCAAGGCCCTGCAGTACTTCAAGGTGTACAAGAATGGTCAGTTGCTGGCAAGCAACATCACAGAGATGCTCTACAGCTACATGGAAATGCAGCTGGGACAGCACTGCTATCATGTGACGGCAGTGTATGGCTCGGGCGAGTCGGGACCTTCGAACGAGGCCTGTGTGAACATCCTGGTAGGTGTTGACGAGCAGTTGGAAGCTGCCACCAGCCTGTATCCCAACCCGGCCAGCGAAGCCTTCAGCATCCGCAGCCTGCCCATGCAGCGTGTCACCATAACCAATGCCGTAGGCGTGGTGGTGAGCGATGCCATGCTCAGCGGCGAAACCATGCTCAAGGTGCACACCGAAAGCTGGAAAGCCGGCGTTTATCTCATTCAGATCCACACCGACAAAGGCACCATAACTAAAAGACTGGTTGTAGTGAGGTAG
- a CDS encoding ABC transporter ATP-binding protein yields MSSGKPETVVALRNLSKAFGSIKAVDDLSLSIYRGDIYGFLGPNGSGKSTTIRMMLSLIRPDVGEVLLFGSRLTDRHRAVLHKVGALIERPDFYNYLSAIKNLEILAGYSGIRPGRSQLMQLLELVGLSDRANSKVRTFSQGMKQRLGIAQALLHDPELIILDEPVNGLDPQGIRDMRELILRLNSEKGKTLVISSHILREMELVANRMVVISKGKVVAEGEVQSLIRQANRTLSLLTDQPAQTLRLLQDRYKGTAVVLLPNGEIELEVAPEEVPAISRLIVAHNISLYSLAQRNSLEDYFLQVT; encoded by the coding sequence ATGAGCTCAGGCAAACCCGAAACGGTGGTCGCCTTGCGCAACCTGAGCAAGGCTTTTGGCAGCATCAAGGCGGTAGACGACCTCAGCCTGAGCATATATCGTGGCGATATTTACGGTTTTCTCGGCCCGAACGGCTCCGGAAAAAGCACAACCATTCGCATGATGCTCAGCCTCATCCGTCCGGATGTGGGTGAGGTTTTGCTATTTGGTAGCCGGCTCACCGATCGCCATCGTGCAGTGTTGCATAAGGTGGGTGCCCTGATTGAGCGGCCTGATTTTTACAACTACCTCTCAGCGATTAAAAACCTGGAGATCCTGGCGGGATATTCCGGCATCAGGCCAGGCCGCAGCCAACTGATGCAATTGCTCGAACTGGTGGGCTTATCGGACAGGGCAAACAGCAAAGTGCGCACCTTCAGCCAGGGGATGAAGCAGAGGTTGGGCATTGCGCAGGCTTTGCTGCACGATCCGGAGCTTATCATCCTCGACGAACCGGTTAATGGCCTCGACCCTCAGGGCATTCGCGATATGCGTGAGCTTATTCTGCGACTCAATAGTGAAAAGGGCAAAACCCTCGTGATCTCTTCGCACATTCTGCGCGAGATGGAGCTGGTTGCCAATCGCATGGTTGTCATCAGCAAAGGCAAGGTAGTGGCCGAAGGAGAAGTGCAGTCGCTTATCCGGCAGGCCAACCGCACCCTTAGCCTGCTCACTGACCAACCGGCGCAAACCCTCCGACTTCTGCAGGATCGGTACAAAGGAACTGCTGTTGTGCTGCTGCCCAACGGTGAAATTGAACTTGAGGTGGCTCCGGAGGAAGTGCCGGCCATAAGCAGGCTGATCGTTGCCCACAACATCAGCCTCTATAGCCTGGCCCAACGCAATAGTCTGGAAGATTATTTTTTACAGGTAACATGA
- a CDS encoding septum formation initiator family protein, which yields MIKEIIQHLTRFKYLYTLAVFVVWMIFFDQNRLEHSLRLQRNYNALIRQKQYYLHEIRSNQEELRSLQYDTAYMEKVAREKYLMKRPNERIYVMARD from the coding sequence ATGATAAAAGAAATCATTCAGCACCTTACGCGCTTCAAATATTTGTACACCCTGGCAGTTTTTGTGGTGTGGATGATTTTTTTCGATCAGAACAGGTTGGAGCATAGCCTGCGGTTGCAGCGCAATTACAACGCACTGATCCGGCAGAAGCAATATTACCTGCACGAAATCAGGTCGAATCAGGAGGAGTTGCGCAGTCTGCAATACGATACGGCCTACATGGAAAAGGTAGCCAGGGAGAAGTACCTGATGAAACGTCCGAACGAGCGGATTTATGTGATGGCCCGGGACTGA
- a CDS encoding ABC transporter permease subunit translates to MMLRLIRLEFSKLFRRGLTYIGFGAILIIVLIIHVGMYAEGRKLLDLLVKNLSDVFTFQGELINVYTVSYVILNSLWIHIPILVAIVSGDMLSGEAGRGTFRLLLTRPISRLGLVTAKYITAQIYVAMLVIFLMAMSLGIGRLFYEPGDMIVLLNTINIFSENDVMWRFAAAFAYGILSMWVVSGLAFLFSGISTSSLSSVLGTMAVIIVFSIISNFSIGIFELIKPYLFTTYLNGWMLFFDEPVDWNKISFYAFVMILHITAFFIATLLIFRKKDITS, encoded by the coding sequence ATGATGCTCCGACTCATCAGGCTGGAATTCAGCAAGCTATTTCGTCGCGGACTCACCTACATCGGGTTTGGGGCCATTCTGATCATCGTGCTCATTATCCATGTGGGCATGTATGCCGAAGGCCGCAAACTGCTCGATCTTTTGGTGAAGAACCTTTCGGACGTGTTTACTTTTCAGGGCGAACTGATCAATGTGTACACCGTCAGCTATGTCATCCTCAACAGTTTGTGGATACATATTCCCATTCTGGTGGCCATCGTATCAGGCGACATGCTCTCCGGTGAGGCCGGACGTGGCACCTTCCGCCTGCTGCTCACAAGGCCCATTAGCCGCCTGGGTCTGGTCACGGCCAAATACATCACGGCCCAAATTTATGTGGCCATGCTGGTCATCTTTCTGATGGCGATGAGCCTGGGTATCGGAAGATTGTTCTACGAACCTGGCGATATGATTGTCCTGCTCAACACCATCAATATCTTCAGCGAGAACGATGTGATGTGGCGGTTTGCCGCCGCCTTTGCTTATGGCATCCTGAGCATGTGGGTGGTTTCCGGACTTGCATTTTTGTTTTCGGGCATCTCAACCAGCTCGCTCAGCTCTGTATTGGGTACGATGGCTGTTATCATTGTGTTTTCGATCATCTCCAACTTCAGCATAGGTATTTTTGAGCTTATCAAACCTTACCTTTTTACCACCTATCTCAACGGCTGGATGTTGTTTTTTGATGAGCCGGTCGACTGGAATAAAATCTCCTTCTACGCCTTTGTGATGATATTGCACATTACTGCATTCTTCATAGCTACATTGCTTATTTTCCGAAAAAAGGATATCACCTCATGA
- a CDS encoding VCBS repeat-containing protein yields MRVLILLFFLATHLLVPAQVQQAYLDEDGRVMVRTLNDFNLDLPPTNNRLISQMPGFPKKIPAHPNFKNFRNVTLADLNGDGKQEILAASLNALRVFGHDGQLLWSKPLTGTPIYPPSVAAIDGSASLGIVQVTGGVPNNGRVYLFDAQGNTMPGWPVNFSNHWILCAPAIADVNNDGQKEIIVQTRTSNNLHVLRLDGTVLWSYNLGGTPAITPSVGDLDGDGIPDIVTGTSNGNLFAFDGLAGTLKPGYPVVSQNYSLSYQSPLLVDLDGNGTLSIVGSTHGDAPHYYVRNFDGTYRTGWPVAVDENSWTYSPPAVVDLSGNNDFRIFASRPIGEEPKPMLYGFNPDGSLMPNFPIVKAGGLESTICVADITGDGSHELIFGSNLMVGGQGFIHAYHIETGQQVEGFPLRPTGFTYMNGASLGDVNGDGMLDLVALSYEQTFSASDSAYINVYELNIPAGQANVRFGTYKGSNDRTGFIARTALPAFPVPQNFSAIVNQNNVELSWQAPDLSGTSFVLDGYKLWQNDEFIGQYGPNTNNVLIQNLPQGVHYFALKATYTAPVPGESQAVVIAVDIVTSLAENQKPLIIRHYPGEQTIRILGENLLSGDIISPDGKSVHSATSRDNHRLELRTNGYQGLAFIILRFTDGTNHSLKLLIR; encoded by the coding sequence ATGAGGGTATTAATTCTACTTTTCTTCCTTGCGACGCACCTTTTGGTTCCGGCACAAGTACAACAGGCCTACCTTGATGAGGATGGCAGGGTCATGGTTCGCACCCTGAACGACTTCAATTTGGATCTCCCACCCACCAACAATCGGTTGATCAGTCAGATGCCGGGGTTTCCGAAAAAAATTCCTGCACATCCCAATTTTAAAAACTTCAGAAACGTAACGCTTGCTGATCTGAACGGCGATGGCAAACAGGAAATTCTTGCCGCCTCGCTCAACGCCCTGAGGGTTTTTGGACACGATGGCCAGTTGCTCTGGAGCAAACCACTTACCGGGACGCCTATTTATCCTCCATCTGTTGCAGCAATCGACGGCAGCGCCTCCCTGGGTATTGTGCAGGTCACCGGCGGGGTACCCAACAACGGAAGAGTGTACCTGTTTGATGCCCAGGGGAATACCATGCCGGGTTGGCCGGTCAACTTTTCCAACCACTGGATTTTGTGCGCACCAGCCATAGCCGATGTGAACAACGACGGCCAGAAGGAAATCATCGTACAAACGAGGACTTCCAACAACCTGCATGTGTTGCGCCTCGATGGAACTGTACTCTGGTCGTACAATCTGGGTGGCACACCGGCCATCACACCTTCGGTGGGCGACCTGGACGGAGACGGCATCCCCGACATAGTGACCGGCACTTCCAATGGCAACTTATTTGCATTTGACGGCCTTGCCGGAACCCTCAAACCTGGGTATCCCGTCGTTTCGCAAAACTACAGCCTGTCGTATCAATCGCCCCTGCTTGTTGACCTCGACGGCAATGGCACCCTCAGCATCGTGGGCAGCACACATGGGGATGCCCCACATTATTACGTCCGCAATTTCGATGGCACTTACAGGACGGGCTGGCCTGTGGCGGTTGACGAGAACAGCTGGACCTATTCCCCGCCTGCTGTTGTTGACCTGAGCGGGAACAACGACTTCAGGATTTTCGCCAGCCGCCCCATAGGCGAAGAGCCCAAACCCATGCTCTACGGATTCAACCCGGACGGAAGCCTGATGCCAAATTTCCCGATTGTAAAAGCCGGCGGCCTCGAAAGCACAATTTGCGTGGCTGACATTACCGGCGACGGATCGCACGAGCTTATTTTCGGAAGCAACCTGATGGTGGGCGGACAAGGCTTCATCCATGCCTACCACATCGAAACCGGACAACAGGTCGAAGGATTCCCGCTTCGTCCGACAGGTTTCACCTATATGAACGGAGCCAGCCTTGGAGATGTGAACGGCGATGGCATGCTCGACCTGGTTGCGCTTTCCTACGAACAAACTTTCAGTGCAAGCGATTCGGCTTATATTAATGTATATGAGCTGAATATCCCTGCAGGCCAGGCCAATGTGCGCTTTGGTACTTACAAAGGCAGCAACGACCGCACTGGTTTCATCGCCCGCACTGCGTTACCGGCTTTCCCTGTACCGCAAAACTTTTCGGCCATCGTTAATCAGAATAACGTCGAGCTCAGCTGGCAGGCACCCGATCTGAGCGGCACCAGTTTTGTGCTCGATGGGTATAAATTGTGGCAAAACGATGAATTCATCGGTCAGTATGGCCCAAACACCAACAATGTTTTGATTCAAAATCTCCCACAAGGCGTTCATTATTTTGCGCTTAAGGCCACCTACACCGCTCCCGTTCCGGGCGAATCCCAGGCAGTAGTGATTGCAGTGGATATCGTTACTTCCCTGGCCGAAAACCAGAAACCCCTGATAATCAGGCATTACCCCGGCGAACAAACAATTCGTATTCTTGGAGAAAACCTTCTGTCGGGTGATATCATCAGCCCCGACGGAAAATCAGTTCATTCGGCAACAAGCCGGGACAATCACAGGCTTGAATTGAGAACCAATGGATACCAGGGGCTTGCTTTTATCATTTTGCGGTTTACCGATGGCACAAACCACAGCCTGAAACTCCTGATTCGTTAG